A DNA window from Papaver somniferum cultivar HN1 unplaced genomic scaffold, ASM357369v1 unplaced-scaffold_46, whole genome shotgun sequence contains the following coding sequences:
- the LOC113342670 gene encoding uncharacterized protein LOC113342670 has protein sequence MKNSKRSGRIERKNTQVGHFEIKYEILSSPKSQVIADFLAEFPLEDEHVEEMMDVDEEHGNPKDLLTDHNSNIWETLVDGSSNGEGNGIGIVFISPARARMAYSFRLEFASTNNETEYEAVVHALQLAIEMKLEYARITSDSQLVIRQIEGSYSTNDPSLQKYKKLVTELAFQIPKISWRHIYRKDNRFANALAFIPSMLVDPTARYIKIQTLFSPSIKKEKEEDADVMIIENTEEEQANKDADWRTHLHLYLEKGEVPRNRLEAHKLNSKATNYELRDGVLYRKSFLGPSLRCLTRKEGIEIPKALHYGDDGNHSGGRSLAYRTNIQGYYWPYMHEDTKEVLRRCEECQHHGKKIHAPGAMLNSSTSVWPFGKWGLDIVGPFIPGTRQSRYLIVATDYFTKWAEVKAVQHIRDKDMFTFIFENIICRFGIPAQLVPDNGKQFEGENIEMLLNAFKIQNGKSTPLYPQSNGQAEATNKTIADILKKKLEGYNKGWREQVHNEVWAYKTTRREATGMSPFCLIYGVEAVLPTEVIIPTTKKEAWEKNLSADLILTKLDDLEESR, from the coding sequence atgaaaaattcaaaaagatcaggaagaatcgaaagaaagaaTACACAAGTAGGGCACTTTgagatcaagtatgaaatattatcttcaccaaaatcgcaAGTCatcgcagatttcttggcagaatttccattGGAAGATGAACATgttgaagaaatgatggatgtggaTGAAGAACATGGGAATCCTAAAGATTTGTTGACAGATCATAATTCAAATATATGGGAGACACTGgtggatggatcatcaaatggagaaggcaatggaattGGAATAGTTTTTATTTCACCAGCAAGGGCAAGAATGGCTTACTCATTCAGGTTGGAGTTCGCGTCCACCAACAacgaaactgaatatgaagcggTGGTGCACGCGTTACAGTTAGCAATTGAAATGAAGTTAGAATATGCAAgaataactagtgactcacagttggtaATCCGACAGATAGAAGGATCATATAGCACAAATGATCCTTCTTtacagaaatacaagaagctagtCACGGAGTTAGCAttccaaattccaaaaataagttggagGCACATATACAGGAAAGACAATCGATTCGCGAATGCACTGGCTTTTATTCCTTCTATGTTAGTAGATCCAACTGCAAGGTATATAAAGATACAAACGCTCTTTTCGCCTTCAATTaagaaggaaaaggaagaagACGCAGACGTAATGATAATAGAAAACACTGAAGAAGAGCAAGCGAACAAAGACGCAGATTGGAGAACCCATCTTCATTTATACTTGGAGAAAGGAGAAGTCCCAAGAAACAGGTTGGAGGCACACAAGTTAAATAGTAAAGCGACAAATTACGAACTAAGAGATGGTGTACTATATAGAAAGTCATTCCTTGGACCATCACTTAGATGTTTAACGCGAAAAGAGGGAATAGAAATCCCAAAGGCATTACACTACGGAGATGATGggaatcatagtggaggaaggtcTTTAGCATACAGGACGAATATACAAGGGTATTACTGGCCCTACATGCATGAGGACACAAAAGAAGTATTGAGGCGGTGCGAAGAGTGCCAGCATCACggaaaaaagatacatgcacctggagcgaTGCTGAACTCATCAACAAGTGTGTGGccatttggaaaatggggcttagacattgttgGTCCATTTATACCAGGAACACGGCAAAGTAGATACCTAATAGTAGCAACAGATTACTTTACAAAATGGGCAGAAGTGAAAGCGGTGCAACATATTCGAGACAAAGATATGTTCACGTTCATATTTGAGAATATCAtctgcagatttggaatcccTGCGCAATTAGTTCCTGATAATGGAAAACAATTTGAAGGAGAAaacatagaaatgctacttaacgcattcaaaattcaaaacggaAAATCCACTCCATTATATCCACAAAGTAATGGACAAGCAGAGGCAACCAACaagacaattgcagatatattgaagaagaagttggaaggaTACAACAAAGGGTGGCGCGAACAAGTGCATAATGAAGTATGGGCATACAAaacaactaggagagaagctacaGGAATGTCACCTTTCTGTCTGATATATGGAGTAGAAGCGGTGTTGCCAACTGAGGTCATCATTCCTACAACTAAGaaagaagcatgggaaaagaatttGAGTGCAgacttaattttaacaaaacttgatgatctAGAAGAAAGTAGATAA
- the LOC113342656 gene encoding putative wall-associated receptor kinase-like 16 isoform X3, which translates to MITEIFIASDCPDRESPNLFSTAYLGKFTFSNTKNRFVGMGCNTWAYLKPDGNRSISAGCLSVCDKIEDSTDGSCNGVGCCQASVPAGLQNLNYSVGSMSNTVVIEWTVGFQTCNEAKRNSTFYACGPNTDCTVPAGDSTQGYRCNCKNGYRGNPYLNSSTAGGCQGIDECNELEVCKGDRGSCKNTEGSYNCSCNKGYSIDIRNNITDCFLESQSDLPESRSTQNNNNVNKIVVGACLSLFILLVSLVTGFWIYWGYRKKKHMELKEEFFKKNGGLILNRLLDEREEDADSSRYGKEGKKHRSVATIYTEKELSKATNNYHESQILGRGGFGTVYKGTLSNGKVVAIKKTKIVDMNQNEQFVNEIAVLSQNNHKNVVQLLGCCLESEVPLLVYEYISNGTLHQHLHEHWGNQTGSATLSWENRLRIASEVAGSLAYLHSEASIPINHRDVKSSNVLLDDDYKAKVADFGGSRLNPTDQAQLSTVVQGTFGYLDPQYMQSNQLTDKNDVYSFGVLLVELLTGKAVFSPDRPEEDRNLASYFLSSMKTNKLFVILDNRLVRNDNEQISSVHVHQQIQEIAELAQNCLRMKGENRPSMKEVAIVLHGLMRVSSTHPWVMDDDEDIIYSPSTEEHRLLSESAGLLSYTDSIPTIGDSNKGISALQTEGR; encoded by the exons ATGATAACCGAAATCTTCATAGCCAGCGATTGTCCAGATAGGGAATCTCCTAATTTATTCTCGACAGCTTACTTGGGAAAATTCACCTTCTCTAATACAAAAAACAGGTTCGTTGGTATGGGTTGCAATACCTGGGCGTATCTAAAACCAGATGGTAATAGATCTATTAGTGCCGGATGTTTGTCAGTCTGTGATAAAATAGAAGATAGCACTGATGGGTCTTGCAATGGTGTCGGTTGTTGCCAGGCCTCCGTCCCAGCTGGACTTCAAAATTTAAACTACAGTGTTGGAAGCATGTCTAATACCG TGGTGATTGAATGGACCGTTGGTTTCCAGACATGCAATGAAGCTAAAAGAAACTCGACGTTTTATGCCTGTGGACCTAACACTGACTGTACAGTACCTGCAGGCGATAGTACTCAAGGTTATCGGTGTAACTGTAAAAATGGCTATAGAGGAAATCCTTATCTGAACAGCAGTACTGCTGGTGGATGTCAAG GTATCGATGAATGTAACGAGCTAGAGGTATGTAAGGGAGATAGAGGTAGTTGCAAAAACACAGAAGGAAGCTACAACTGTTCTTGCAACAAGGGATATAGTATTGATATCAGAAATAATATTACAGATTGCTTTCTCGAGAGTCAGAGCGATCTTCCCGAGAGTCGGAGTACTCAGAATAATAATAACGTCAACAAGATTGTTGTTG GGGCCTGCCTTAGCTTATTTATTCTACTTGTGAGTCTTGTGACCGGCTTCTGGATATACTGGGGATACAGGAAAAAAAAGCACATGGAACTCAAGGAGGAATTCTTCAAGAAAAATGGTGGTTTGATTTTAAACCGACTCCTTGATGAACGGGAAGAGGATGCCGACTCTAGTAGATATGGAAAAGAAGGAAAGAAGCACCGATCAGTGGCTACAATATATACTGAGAAGGAGCTAAGCAAGGCCACGAACAACTATCACGAAAGTCAAATTCTTGGACGAGGAGGGTTTGGTACGGTGTATAAAGGAACCTTATCTAATGGCAAAGTGGTTGCTATAAAGAAGACGAAAATAGTCGATATGAATCAAAATGAGCAATTCGTTAATGAAATTGCTGTTCTGTCACAAAACAATCACAAGAACGTAGTTCAGCTCTTGGGTTGTTGTCTAGAGAGCGAAGTTCCTTTGCTAGTTTATGAATATATTTCTAACGGGACCCTTCACCAACATTTACACGAACATTGGGGGAACCAAACCGGTTCGGCTACTCTTTCATGGGAAAATCGGTTAAGGATAGCCTCGGAAGTTGCAGGATCATTAGCCTACTTGCACTCTGAAGCTTCCATACCTATAAACCACAGAGATGTCAAGTCAAGTAATGTACTTCTAGATGATGACTACAAAGCAAAAGTTGCAGATTTTGGTGGTTCGAGGTTGAATCCTACCGATCAGGCTCAGTTAAGTACGGTAGTTCAAGGTACTTTTGGATACTTAGATCCACAATACATGCAATCGAACCAACTAACAGACAAAAACGACGTTTACAGCTTTGGCGTTCTTCTTGTTGAATTGCTTACAGGTAAAGCTGTATTTTCTCCAGACAGACCTGAAGAGGATAGAAACCTGGCTAGTTATTTCCTTTCTTCTATGAAAACCAACAAACTGTTTGTGATTCTTGACAATAGATTGGTACGAAATGATAATGAACAAATTAGTAGTGTACATGTGCACCAACAGATCCAAGAAATAGCTGAACTAGCACAAAATTGTTTAAGAATGAAGGGAGAAAACAGACCTTCAATGAAAGAAGTAGCAATAGTGCTCCACGGATTGATGAGGGTGTCGTCTACCCACCCTTGGGTCAtggatgatgacgaggatataatatATTCACCAAGCACAGAAGAGCACAGGCTCCTGTCAGAATCAGCTGGGTTACTATCTTACACAGATAGCATACCAACAATTGGCGATAGCAACAAAGGGATATCAGCCTTACAGACTGAGGGACGTTAG
- the LOC113342656 gene encoding putative wall-associated receptor kinase-like 16 isoform X1, with protein MITEIFIASDCPDRESPNLFSTAYLGKFTFSNTKNRFVGMGCNTWAYLKPDGNRSISAGCLSVCDKIEDSTDGSCNGVGCCQASVPAGLQNLNYSVGSMSNTGRTLSFNPCSYAFFIEEKSFKFSSSYFMDFKNNGTGTVPVVIEWTVGFQTCNEAKRNSTFYACGPNTDCTVPAGDSTQGYRCNCKNGYRGNPYLNSSTAGGCQGIDECNELEVCKGDRGSCKNTEGSYNCSCNKGYSIDIRNNITDCFLESQSDLPESRSTQNNNNVNKIVVGACLSLFILLVSLVTGFWIYWGYRKKKHMELKEEFFKKNGGLILNRLLDEREEDADSSRYGKEGKKHRSVATIYTEKELSKATNNYHESQILGRGGFGTVYKGTLSNGKVVAIKKTKIVDMNQNEQFVNEIAVLSQNNHKNVVQLLGCCLESEVPLLVYEYISNGTLHQHLHEHWGNQTGSATLSWENRLRIASEVAGSLAYLHSEASIPINHRDVKSSNVLLDDDYKAKVADFGGSRLNPTDQAQLSTVVQGTFGYLDPQYMQSNQLTDKNDVYSFGVLLVELLTGKAVFSPDRPEEDRNLASYFLSSMKTNKLFVILDNRLVRNDNEQISSVHVHQQIQEIAELAQNCLRMKGENRPSMKEVAIVLHGLMRVSSTHPWVMDDDEDIIYSPSTEEHRLLSESAGLLSYTDSIPTIGDSNKGISALQTEGR; from the exons ATGATAACCGAAATCTTCATAGCCAGCGATTGTCCAGATAGGGAATCTCCTAATTTATTCTCGACAGCTTACTTGGGAAAATTCACCTTCTCTAATACAAAAAACAGGTTCGTTGGTATGGGTTGCAATACCTGGGCGTATCTAAAACCAGATGGTAATAGATCTATTAGTGCCGGATGTTTGTCAGTCTGTGATAAAATAGAAGATAGCACTGATGGGTCTTGCAATGGTGTCGGTTGTTGCCAGGCCTCCGTCCCAGCTGGACTTCAAAATTTAAACTACAGTGTTGGAAGCATGTCTAATACCGGTAGAACTTTGAGTTTCAATCCATGTAGTTATGccttttttattgaagaaaaatcatTTAAATTTTCTTCGTCGTATTTCATGGATTTCAAAAATAATGGAACCGGAACTGTTCCAGTGGTGATTGAATGGACCGTTGGTTTCCAGACATGCAATGAAGCTAAAAGAAACTCGACGTTTTATGCCTGTGGACCTAACACTGACTGTACAGTACCTGCAGGCGATAGTACTCAAGGTTATCGGTGTAACTGTAAAAATGGCTATAGAGGAAATCCTTATCTGAACAGCAGTACTGCTGGTGGATGTCAAG GTATCGATGAATGTAACGAGCTAGAGGTATGTAAGGGAGATAGAGGTAGTTGCAAAAACACAGAAGGAAGCTACAACTGTTCTTGCAACAAGGGATATAGTATTGATATCAGAAATAATATTACAGATTGCTTTCTCGAGAGTCAGAGCGATCTTCCCGAGAGTCGGAGTACTCAGAATAATAATAACGTCAACAAGATTGTTGTTG GGGCCTGCCTTAGCTTATTTATTCTACTTGTGAGTCTTGTGACCGGCTTCTGGATATACTGGGGATACAGGAAAAAAAAGCACATGGAACTCAAGGAGGAATTCTTCAAGAAAAATGGTGGTTTGATTTTAAACCGACTCCTTGATGAACGGGAAGAGGATGCCGACTCTAGTAGATATGGAAAAGAAGGAAAGAAGCACCGATCAGTGGCTACAATATATACTGAGAAGGAGCTAAGCAAGGCCACGAACAACTATCACGAAAGTCAAATTCTTGGACGAGGAGGGTTTGGTACGGTGTATAAAGGAACCTTATCTAATGGCAAAGTGGTTGCTATAAAGAAGACGAAAATAGTCGATATGAATCAAAATGAGCAATTCGTTAATGAAATTGCTGTTCTGTCACAAAACAATCACAAGAACGTAGTTCAGCTCTTGGGTTGTTGTCTAGAGAGCGAAGTTCCTTTGCTAGTTTATGAATATATTTCTAACGGGACCCTTCACCAACATTTACACGAACATTGGGGGAACCAAACCGGTTCGGCTACTCTTTCATGGGAAAATCGGTTAAGGATAGCCTCGGAAGTTGCAGGATCATTAGCCTACTTGCACTCTGAAGCTTCCATACCTATAAACCACAGAGATGTCAAGTCAAGTAATGTACTTCTAGATGATGACTACAAAGCAAAAGTTGCAGATTTTGGTGGTTCGAGGTTGAATCCTACCGATCAGGCTCAGTTAAGTACGGTAGTTCAAGGTACTTTTGGATACTTAGATCCACAATACATGCAATCGAACCAACTAACAGACAAAAACGACGTTTACAGCTTTGGCGTTCTTCTTGTTGAATTGCTTACAGGTAAAGCTGTATTTTCTCCAGACAGACCTGAAGAGGATAGAAACCTGGCTAGTTATTTCCTTTCTTCTATGAAAACCAACAAACTGTTTGTGATTCTTGACAATAGATTGGTACGAAATGATAATGAACAAATTAGTAGTGTACATGTGCACCAACAGATCCAAGAAATAGCTGAACTAGCACAAAATTGTTTAAGAATGAAGGGAGAAAACAGACCTTCAATGAAAGAAGTAGCAATAGTGCTCCACGGATTGATGAGGGTGTCGTCTACCCACCCTTGGGTCAtggatgatgacgaggatataatatATTCACCAAGCACAGAAGAGCACAGGCTCCTGTCAGAATCAGCTGGGTTACTATCTTACACAGATAGCATACCAACAATTGGCGATAGCAACAAAGGGATATCAGCCTTACAGACTGAGGGACGTTAG
- the LOC113342656 gene encoding putative wall-associated receptor kinase-like 16 isoform X2, whose protein sequence is MITEIFIASDCPDRESPNLFSTAYLGKFTFSNTKNRFVGMGCNTWAYLKPDGNRSISAGCLSVCDKIEDSTDGSCNGVGCCQASVPAGLQNLNYSVGSMSNTGRTLSFNPCSYAFFIEEKSFKFSSSYFMDFKNNGTGTVPVVIEWTVGFQTCNEAKRNSTFYACGPNTDCTVPAGDSTQGYRCNCKNGYRGNPYLNSSTAGGCQGIDECNELEVCKGDRDCFLESQSDLPESRSTQNNNNVNKIVVGACLSLFILLVSLVTGFWIYWGYRKKKHMELKEEFFKKNGGLILNRLLDEREEDADSSRYGKEGKKHRSVATIYTEKELSKATNNYHESQILGRGGFGTVYKGTLSNGKVVAIKKTKIVDMNQNEQFVNEIAVLSQNNHKNVVQLLGCCLESEVPLLVYEYISNGTLHQHLHEHWGNQTGSATLSWENRLRIASEVAGSLAYLHSEASIPINHRDVKSSNVLLDDDYKAKVADFGGSRLNPTDQAQLSTVVQGTFGYLDPQYMQSNQLTDKNDVYSFGVLLVELLTGKAVFSPDRPEEDRNLASYFLSSMKTNKLFVILDNRLVRNDNEQISSVHVHQQIQEIAELAQNCLRMKGENRPSMKEVAIVLHGLMRVSSTHPWVMDDDEDIIYSPSTEEHRLLSESAGLLSYTDSIPTIGDSNKGISALQTEGR, encoded by the exons ATGATAACCGAAATCTTCATAGCCAGCGATTGTCCAGATAGGGAATCTCCTAATTTATTCTCGACAGCTTACTTGGGAAAATTCACCTTCTCTAATACAAAAAACAGGTTCGTTGGTATGGGTTGCAATACCTGGGCGTATCTAAAACCAGATGGTAATAGATCTATTAGTGCCGGATGTTTGTCAGTCTGTGATAAAATAGAAGATAGCACTGATGGGTCTTGCAATGGTGTCGGTTGTTGCCAGGCCTCCGTCCCAGCTGGACTTCAAAATTTAAACTACAGTGTTGGAAGCATGTCTAATACCGGTAGAACTTTGAGTTTCAATCCATGTAGTTATGccttttttattgaagaaaaatcatTTAAATTTTCTTCGTCGTATTTCATGGATTTCAAAAATAATGGAACCGGAACTGTTCCAGTGGTGATTGAATGGACCGTTGGTTTCCAGACATGCAATGAAGCTAAAAGAAACTCGACGTTTTATGCCTGTGGACCTAACACTGACTGTACAGTACCTGCAGGCGATAGTACTCAAGGTTATCGGTGTAACTGTAAAAATGGCTATAGAGGAAATCCTTATCTGAACAGCAGTACTGCTGGTGGATGTCAAG GTATCGATGAATGTAACGAGCTAGAGGTATGTAAGGGAGATAGAG ATTGCTTTCTCGAGAGTCAGAGCGATCTTCCCGAGAGTCGGAGTACTCAGAATAATAATAACGTCAACAAGATTGTTGTTG GGGCCTGCCTTAGCTTATTTATTCTACTTGTGAGTCTTGTGACCGGCTTCTGGATATACTGGGGATACAGGAAAAAAAAGCACATGGAACTCAAGGAGGAATTCTTCAAGAAAAATGGTGGTTTGATTTTAAACCGACTCCTTGATGAACGGGAAGAGGATGCCGACTCTAGTAGATATGGAAAAGAAGGAAAGAAGCACCGATCAGTGGCTACAATATATACTGAGAAGGAGCTAAGCAAGGCCACGAACAACTATCACGAAAGTCAAATTCTTGGACGAGGAGGGTTTGGTACGGTGTATAAAGGAACCTTATCTAATGGCAAAGTGGTTGCTATAAAGAAGACGAAAATAGTCGATATGAATCAAAATGAGCAATTCGTTAATGAAATTGCTGTTCTGTCACAAAACAATCACAAGAACGTAGTTCAGCTCTTGGGTTGTTGTCTAGAGAGCGAAGTTCCTTTGCTAGTTTATGAATATATTTCTAACGGGACCCTTCACCAACATTTACACGAACATTGGGGGAACCAAACCGGTTCGGCTACTCTTTCATGGGAAAATCGGTTAAGGATAGCCTCGGAAGTTGCAGGATCATTAGCCTACTTGCACTCTGAAGCTTCCATACCTATAAACCACAGAGATGTCAAGTCAAGTAATGTACTTCTAGATGATGACTACAAAGCAAAAGTTGCAGATTTTGGTGGTTCGAGGTTGAATCCTACCGATCAGGCTCAGTTAAGTACGGTAGTTCAAGGTACTTTTGGATACTTAGATCCACAATACATGCAATCGAACCAACTAACAGACAAAAACGACGTTTACAGCTTTGGCGTTCTTCTTGTTGAATTGCTTACAGGTAAAGCTGTATTTTCTCCAGACAGACCTGAAGAGGATAGAAACCTGGCTAGTTATTTCCTTTCTTCTATGAAAACCAACAAACTGTTTGTGATTCTTGACAATAGATTGGTACGAAATGATAATGAACAAATTAGTAGTGTACATGTGCACCAACAGATCCAAGAAATAGCTGAACTAGCACAAAATTGTTTAAGAATGAAGGGAGAAAACAGACCTTCAATGAAAGAAGTAGCAATAGTGCTCCACGGATTGATGAGGGTGTCGTCTACCCACCCTTGGGTCAtggatgatgacgaggatataatatATTCACCAAGCACAGAAGAGCACAGGCTCCTGTCAGAATCAGCTGGGTTACTATCTTACACAGATAGCATACCAACAATTGGCGATAGCAACAAAGGGATATCAGCCTTACAGACTGAGGGACGTTAG
- the LOC113342705 gene encoding wall-associated receptor kinase 2-like produces MITEIFIASDCPDRESPNLFSTAYLGKFTFSNTKNRFVGMGCNTWAYLKPDGNRSISAGCLSVCDKIEDSTDGSCNGVGCCQASVPAGLQNLNYSVGSMSNTVVIEWTVGFQTCNEAKRNSTFYACGPNTDCTVPAGDSTQGYRCNCKNGYRGNPYLNSSTAGGCQGIDECNELEVCKGDRGSCKNTEGSYNCSCNKGYSIDIRNNITDCFLESQSDLPESRSTQNNNNVNKIVVGACLSLFILLVSLVTGFWI; encoded by the exons ATGATAACCGAAATCTTCATAGCCAGCGATTGTCCAGATAGGGAATCTCCTAATTTATTCTCGACAGCTTACTTGGGAAAATTCACCTTCTCTAATACAAAAAACAGGTTCGTTGGTATGGGTTGCAATACCTGGGCGTATCTAAAACCAGATGGTAATAGATCTATTAGTGCCGGATGTTTGTCAGTCTGTGATAAAATAGAAGATAGCACTGATGGGTCTTGCAATGGTGTCGGTTGTTGCCAGGCCTCCGTCCCAGCTGGACTTCAAAATTTAAACTACAGTGTTGGAAGCATGTCTAATACCG TGGTGATTGAATGGACCGTTGGTTTCCAGACATGCAATGAAGCTAAAAGAAACTCGACGTTTTATGCCTGTGGACCTAACACTGACTGTACAGTACCTGCAGGCGATAGTACTCAAGGTTATCGGTGTAACTGTAAAAATGGCTATAGAGGAAATCCTTATCTGAACAGCAGTACTGCTGGTGGATGTCAAG GTATCGATGAATGTAACGAGCTAGAGGTATGTAAGGGAGATAGAGGTAGTTGCAAAAACACAGAAGGAAGCTACAACTGTTCTTGCAACAAGGGATATAGTATTGATATCAGAAATAATATTACAGATTGCTTTCTCGAGAGTCAGAGCGATCTTCCCGAGAGTCGGAGTACTCAGAATAATAATAACGTCAACAAGATTGTTGTTG GGGCCTGCCTTAGCTTATTTATTCTACTTGTGAGTCTTGTGACTGGCTTCTGGATATAA